A window of the Methyloprofundus sp. genome harbors these coding sequences:
- a CDS encoding acetyl-CoA acyltransferase, protein MKNVVISEFCRSSFTPAHRGQLVKVRPDDLVAQVVKGLLSRVAIKSEDIEDLILGCAFPEGEQGMNLARLVVHLAGLPVSVAGMTVNRFCGSSMQAIHIAAGAIQMQAGEAFICAGIESMSRVPMGGYNMMPNPDLYANYPQALINMGDTAENLADKYQLSRVAQEAFALESQRKAYHAQQQGLFDAEIIPIEAAKIGQVSQDGCLRPESTAAGLAELKPVFNATGSVTAGTASPLTDGAAAVLVCSEEYADRHGLNKMARIKSIAVSACAPEIMGIGPVNASNKALQRAGLTLDAMDIVELNEAFAAQSLAVLNDLPIPAHKLNLDGGAIALGHPLGATGARIVGKAASLLQREQKQYALATQCIGGGQGIATILEAI, encoded by the coding sequence ATGAAGAATGTTGTGATTAGCGAATTTTGTCGTTCATCTTTTACGCCAGCACATCGGGGGCAATTAGTTAAAGTCAGGCCTGATGATTTGGTCGCCCAAGTTGTTAAAGGTTTATTGAGTCGAGTGGCTATAAAGTCGGAAGATATTGAAGATTTAATTTTAGGCTGTGCTTTTCCCGAAGGTGAGCAGGGCATGAACTTAGCGCGCTTAGTAGTGCATTTGGCAGGTTTACCCGTCTCGGTGGCCGGTATGACCGTGAATCGTTTTTGCGGTTCATCTATGCAGGCTATTCATATAGCCGCAGGTGCTATTCAGATGCAAGCTGGAGAGGCGTTTATTTGTGCAGGTATTGAGTCTATGTCACGGGTGCCAATGGGTGGCTATAATATGATGCCTAATCCTGATCTCTATGCAAATTACCCGCAAGCGTTAATTAATATGGGTGATACTGCTGAAAATTTAGCGGATAAGTATCAACTCAGTCGCGTTGCGCAAGAGGCATTTGCTTTGGAAAGCCAGCGTAAAGCCTATCATGCACAGCAGCAGGGGCTTTTCGATGCAGAAATTATTCCAATTGAGGCTGCCAAAATAGGCCAGGTTTCTCAGGATGGTTGTTTGCGACCTGAGTCGACTGCTGCTGGTTTGGCAGAATTAAAACCGGTCTTTAATGCCACAGGGAGCGTAACCGCAGGCACAGCATCGCCGTTAACCGATGGCGCTGCTGCGGTGTTGGTTTGCAGTGAAGAATATGCCGATCGACACGGCCTAAATAAAATGGCACGTATCAAGTCTATTGCAGTATCTGCTTGCGCGCCTGAAATAATGGGCATTGGCCCTGTTAATGCAAGCAATAAAGCCTTGCAGCGTGCGGGGCTAACATTGGATGCTATGGATATTGTGGAATTAAATGAAGCATTTGCTGCACAATCCTTGGCAGTGCTTAATGATTTACCTATACCAGCACATAAATTGAATTTAGATGGTGGTGCAATTGCCTTGGGGCATCCTCTAGGGGCAACTGGCGCAAGAATTGTCGGTAAAGCTGCCAGTTTATTGCAGCGCGAGCAAAAACAATATGCTTTAGCTACGCAGTGCATAGGAGGCGGCCAAGGCATTGCAACGATATTGGAGGCAATCTGA
- a CDS encoding large subunit ribosomal protein L20, translating to MARVKRGVTARARHKKILKQAKGYYGARSRVYRVAKQAVIKAGQYAYRDRKQKKRTFRALWIVRINAASRMCDISYSRLINGLTRANVAIDRKVLADIAVHDMEGFAAIAEIAKANQSPR from the coding sequence ATGGCCAGAGTAAAACGTGGTGTAACAGCCAGAGCAAGACATAAAAAAATTCTAAAGCAAGCAAAAGGCTACTACGGTGCACGTAGTCGTGTTTATCGCGTTGCTAAGCAAGCAGTTATTAAAGCGGGTCAATACGCTTATCGTGACCGTAAACAGAAAAAACGTACTTTTCGTGCTTTATGGATTGTGCGTATTAATGCAGCGTCGCGTATGTGTGACATTTCTTACAGCCGTTTAATCAACGGTTTGACTAGAGCAAATGTTGCTATTGATCGTAAAGTATTAGCTGATATCGCAGTTCATGATATGGAAGGTTTTGCAGCTATTGCTGAAATTGCTAAAGCAAATCAAAGTCCACGTTAA
- a CDS encoding acyl-CoA dehydrogenase translates to MIWLILLLIVTCVLVYHQVALLKSTLILVAVLVTYSVQSFNQVLWGVFLLIAIPINIPVLRRQIFSKPVFKLMQLALPELSQTEQEAMEAGNTWWDAELFSGKPNWGVLLDLPAAKLSIEEQAFLDGPVETLCAMLDDWDITHNRQDLPEEVWAYIKQHKFCGMIIPKHYGGLDFSNYAHSEVVMKISSRSASAAVTVMVPNSLGPAKLLLAYGTEAQKDHYLPRLATGVEIPCFALTGPDAGSDAGAMPDVGVVCYGKFAGNKVLGIRLNWEKRYITLGPVATVIGLAFKLYDPEHLIGKQDSLGITVALIPTKTAGISIGNRHFPLNAAFQNGPNWGKDVFIPLDWILGGVAQVGNGWKMLMQSLATGRAVSLPALSAGAAKFTSRNTGAYARIRKQFNLSIGDFEGIQEPLARMAGETYIINAARTVTAAALDEGQKPSVISAIIKYELTERMRRIVNDGMDIQGGSGICLGPKNYLGRLYQVLPVCITVEGANILTRTMMIFGQGAVRCHPLVYQEMQALYEQDKDKALQQFDKLIFAHMGLMSRNKVSSFYMGLTNACFIKVPGDAQTARYYRQIARLSAIFALLADYAIIILGGGLKRKERISGLFADALSNLYLCSTVLKYFQDQGCQQDDLPLMHWASQQTLYKAEQALLALFPLLPLPVMAWGLRVACFPLGGLRSVPNAKLTAQTAKLLLNDSAARDRLTQGIYINTIEDDATGRIELAFKAVLAAMPVEHKIKAAQKAQQLPKGHGTDILEQALAQQIINVEERELIAEAERARRLAIMVDDFQAN, encoded by the coding sequence ATGATTTGGTTAATATTGTTATTAATAGTCACTTGTGTTCTTGTCTATCATCAAGTTGCTTTACTGAAAAGCACATTGATATTGGTAGCAGTATTAGTGACTTACAGTGTGCAAAGTTTTAATCAGGTTTTATGGGGTGTTTTTTTACTGATTGCCATCCCAATTAATATACCTGTTTTGCGCCGACAAATATTTAGCAAGCCAGTATTTAAATTGATGCAGTTAGCTTTACCTGAATTATCGCAAACCGAACAAGAAGCAATGGAAGCAGGTAATACTTGGTGGGATGCTGAGTTATTTTCGGGTAAACCTAACTGGGGTGTATTGCTGGATTTACCAGCAGCTAAGCTATCTATAGAAGAACAGGCCTTTCTAGATGGTCCAGTGGAAACCTTATGTGCGATGCTGGATGATTGGGATATTACCCATAACCGTCAAGACTTGCCCGAAGAGGTGTGGGCTTATATTAAGCAACATAAATTTTGCGGCATGATTATTCCCAAGCACTATGGCGGCTTGGATTTTTCTAATTATGCGCACTCCGAAGTAGTGATGAAAATTTCCAGTCGCAGTGCTTCGGCAGCTGTCACGGTGATGGTACCTAACTCATTAGGGCCGGCAAAATTATTATTGGCTTATGGCACCGAAGCACAAAAAGATCACTATTTACCGCGTTTAGCGACAGGTGTAGAAATCCCCTGTTTTGCTTTAACAGGCCCTGATGCCGGCAGTGATGCAGGTGCTATGCCTGATGTGGGTGTTGTTTGTTATGGGAAATTTGCGGGCAATAAGGTATTGGGTATCCGCTTAAACTGGGAAAAACGTTATATCACTTTAGGGCCAGTCGCTACCGTTATTGGCTTGGCATTTAAATTATATGACCCTGAACATTTGATAGGTAAGCAAGATAGCTTGGGTATCACTGTCGCTCTTATTCCCACTAAGACAGCAGGCATTAGTATCGGTAATCGCCATTTTCCGTTAAACGCAGCTTTTCAAAATGGTCCTAACTGGGGTAAAGATGTCTTTATTCCATTAGACTGGATTTTGGGTGGTGTCGCACAAGTAGGTAATGGTTGGAAAATGCTGATGCAATCTTTGGCAACAGGTCGAGCCGTTTCCTTGCCAGCTTTAAGCGCGGGTGCGGCCAAGTTTACCAGTCGCAATACGGGTGCCTATGCGCGCATTCGCAAACAATTTAATCTTTCCATCGGCGATTTCGAAGGCATACAAGAGCCACTGGCGCGTATGGCAGGCGAAACCTATATTATCAATGCCGCGCGCACGGTCACTGCCGCAGCATTGGATGAAGGCCAGAAACCTTCGGTTATTTCCGCCATTATCAAATATGAATTAACCGAGCGCATGCGTCGTATTGTCAATGATGGCATGGATATTCAAGGTGGCTCCGGTATTTGTTTAGGGCCCAAGAATTACTTAGGGCGTTTATATCAAGTATTACCTGTTTGCATTACCGTTGAAGGTGCGAATATATTGACCCGTACCATGATGATTTTTGGGCAAGGTGCGGTGCGCTGTCACCCGTTAGTCTATCAAGAAATGCAAGCTTTATATGAACAAGATAAAGACAAAGCTTTGCAGCAATTTGATAAGTTAATCTTTGCGCATATGGGCTTGATGTCGCGTAATAAGGTAAGTAGTTTTTATATGGGCTTAACCAATGCATGCTTTATTAAAGTGCCTGGTGATGCGCAAACGGCTCGATATTATCGGCAAATTGCGCGCTTAAGTGCGATCTTTGCACTACTGGCAGATTACGCGATTATTATTTTAGGCGGCGGCTTAAAGCGTAAGGAGCGTATTTCGGGGTTATTTGCGGATGCTTTAAGTAATTTGTACCTCTGCTCTACGGTACTTAAGTATTTTCAAGATCAAGGCTGTCAGCAAGATGACTTGCCTTTAATGCACTGGGCCAGCCAGCAAACCTTGTATAAAGCAGAGCAGGCTTTATTAGCCTTGTTTCCGCTCTTACCATTACCCGTTATGGCATGGGGACTACGCGTGGCATGTTTTCCGCTAGGTGGATTACGGTCTGTGCCTAACGCTAAATTAACAGCACAAACGGCTAAGTTATTATTAAATGATAGTGCGGCACGTGATCGTCTTACTCAGGGCATTTATATTAATACCATTGAAGACGATGCAACGGGAAGGATTGAGCTTGCATTTAAAGCGGTGTTAGCTGCAATGCCAGTTGAACATAAAATTAAGGCGGCACAAAAAGCGCAGCAATTGCCGAAAGGGCATGGGACTGATATTTTGGAGCAAGCGTTAGCTCAGCAAATTATCAATGTTGAAGAGCGAGAGCTTATTGCTGAGGCTGAAAGAGCTAGACGTTTAGCTATTATGGTGGATGATTTTCAAGCGAATTAA
- a CDS encoding threonyl-tRNA synthetase, giving the protein MPVITLPDGSKREFDNAVTVMEVAQSIGSGLAKATLAGRVDGELLDASAVIAKDAALQIITAKDAEGIEVIRHSTAHLLAQAVKHIFPEAQVTIGPVIDNGFYYDFSYERPFTPEDIKKIEKEMQRIVSSNLEITRSVLSRDEAVTFFRDLGEEYKAEIIESIPADQDLSLYTQGDFTDLCRGPHVPSTSKLKAFKLMKIAGAYWRGNSDNEMLQRIYGTAWNDKKELKAYLHRLEEAEKRDHRKLAKALNFFHTQEEAPGMVFWHEKGWTIYQQVEQYIREKLRSHGYGEVRTPQVVDKSLWEKSGHWDKFGDMIFTTHSEHRDYAIKPMNCPCHVQIYNQGLKSYKDLPLRMAEFGSCHRNEPSGTLHGLMRVRNFVQDDAHIFCAENQIQDEVSSFIDLLFEVYKDFGFNDVLIKLSTRPEKRVGSDEVWDKAEKALELALDNKGLDWELQPGEGAFYGPKIEFSLKDCLERVWQCGTIQVDFSMPGRLDASYIAEDGSKQVPVMLHRAILGSLERFIGILIEHHAGTMPVWLAPEQVVVLNIASRHDEYAEQVYAQLHEQGFRAKIDLRNEKIGFKIREHSMQRVPYLLIIGDKELEEKTVTVRLQNGEDLGSFSVDAFVERLNDEIEYRK; this is encoded by the coding sequence ATGCCTGTAATTACCTTGCCTGATGGCTCTAAACGTGAGTTTGATAATGCTGTGACTGTTATGGAAGTCGCGCAATCAATTGGCTCTGGCTTGGCAAAAGCAACCTTGGCTGGGCGGGTGGATGGTGAGTTGCTTGATGCAAGTGCCGTCATTGCAAAGGATGCTGCATTACAGATTATTACCGCTAAAGATGCTGAAGGTATTGAGGTGATTCGTCACTCTACTGCACATCTATTAGCTCAGGCTGTTAAGCATATTTTTCCTGAAGCGCAGGTAACGATAGGGCCGGTGATTGACAACGGCTTTTATTATGACTTCTCGTATGAGCGACCTTTTACGCCAGAAGATATTAAGAAAATCGAAAAAGAGATGCAGCGCATAGTCTCTAGTAACTTGGAAATTACTCGATCCGTACTTTCTCGGGATGAGGCGGTTACATTTTTTCGTGATTTAGGTGAAGAATACAAAGCAGAAATTATTGAGTCTATTCCTGCCGATCAAGATTTATCCTTGTATACACAAGGTGATTTTACTGATTTGTGTCGTGGTCCACATGTACCCAGTACCAGTAAATTAAAAGCCTTTAAATTGATGAAGATTGCTGGCGCTTATTGGCGCGGGAATTCTGATAATGAAATGTTGCAACGTATTTATGGAACAGCATGGAATGATAAAAAAGAACTGAAAGCTTATTTGCACCGATTGGAAGAAGCTGAAAAGCGTGATCATCGTAAATTGGCGAAAGCATTAAACTTTTTTCATACCCAGGAAGAAGCACCAGGCATGGTGTTCTGGCATGAGAAAGGCTGGACCATTTATCAGCAGGTCGAACAATATATTCGTGAAAAATTACGTTCACACGGCTACGGTGAGGTAAGAACACCACAAGTTGTTGATAAAAGCTTATGGGAAAAATCAGGTCATTGGGATAAGTTTGGTGATATGATTTTTACGACGCATTCCGAGCATCGTGATTATGCGATTAAGCCAATGAACTGCCCATGTCATGTGCAGATTTATAACCAAGGCTTAAAAAGCTATAAAGACTTGCCTTTGCGGATGGCTGAATTTGGCTCTTGTCACCGTAATGAACCGTCGGGTACTTTGCATGGTCTAATGCGCGTACGTAATTTTGTACAAGATGATGCGCATATTTTCTGTGCAGAAAATCAGATTCAAGATGAAGTATCTAGCTTTATTGACTTGTTATTTGAAGTTTATAAGGACTTTGGTTTTAATGACGTATTGATTAAGTTATCAACACGTCCTGAAAAACGTGTTGGTTCTGATGAGGTTTGGGACAAGGCTGAGAAGGCTTTAGAGCTGGCTTTAGATAATAAAGGCTTAGATTGGGAGCTGCAACCTGGTGAGGGTGCTTTCTATGGGCCTAAAATTGAGTTTTCATTAAAGGATTGTTTAGAGCGCGTTTGGCAGTGTGGAACGATTCAAGTCGATTTCTCGATGCCTGGACGTTTGGATGCAAGTTATATTGCTGAAGATGGATCTAAGCAAGTGCCTGTCATGTTACATAGAGCTATATTAGGTTCGTTAGAGCGCTTTATTGGTATTTTAATAGAGCACCATGCGGGAACTATGCCTGTATGGTTGGCACCAGAACAAGTTGTGGTGTTAAATATCGCCAGTCGTCATGATGAATATGCTGAGCAAGTTTATGCTCAATTGCATGAACAAGGCTTTAGAGCAAAAATTGACTTGAGAAATGAGAAGATAGGCTTTAAAATTCGTGAGCACTCTATGCAAAGAGTTCCATATCTTCTGATTATTGGTGATAAAGAGTTGGAAGAAAAAACTGTGACGGTAAGGTTGCAGAATGGTGAGGATTTGGGTAGCTTTTCAGTCGATGCTTTTGTAGAGCGATTGAATGACGAAATTGAATACAGAAAGTAA
- a CDS encoding translation initiation factor IF-3 yields the protein MSGLPEGQGGVMSLIDAKRMASDMSMDLVEVSPNADPPVCKIMDYGKFLFDQNKKMAMAKKKQKQIQVKEIKFRPGTDIGDYNVKLRNLTKFLEEGNKTKITVRFRGREMAHREIGMNLLKRVEKDLEELATVEQFPKMEGRQMVMVLGPKKKK from the coding sequence GTGAGTGGTTTGCCAGAAGGACAGGGTGGCGTTATGTCACTTATTGACGCAAAGCGTATGGCTTCTGATATGAGCATGGACTTGGTTGAAGTTTCACCAAATGCGGATCCTCCCGTATGTAAGATTATGGACTATGGTAAATTTTTATTCGATCAGAATAAAAAAATGGCCATGGCCAAGAAAAAGCAAAAACAGATTCAGGTGAAAGAAATTAAGTTTCGACCTGGAACTGATATTGGTGATTACAATGTTAAATTGCGTAATTTGACCAAATTCCTTGAGGAAGGCAATAAAACCAAAATTACCGTACGCTTTCGTGGTAGAGAAATGGCGCACAGAGAAATTGGTATGAACTTGTTGAAACGCGTGGAAAAAGATTTGGAGGAGTTGGCGACAGTTGAACAGTTTCCTAAAATGGAAGGTCGTCAAATGGTCATGGTTTTAGGGCCTAAAAAGAAAAAATAA
- a CDS encoding phenylalanyl-tRNA synthetase alpha chain — MSTTLEEILAQAIQALEAANDLQALDQIRVQYLGKKGAFTLQMKELGKLEPEQRRTAGQAINTVKADFQNTLEARKNFLQQAALDARLASETIDVTLPGRGQAVAGLHPVTLTLRRISKIFSSVGFKVEEGPEIEDDYHNFEALNIPSHHPARAMHDTFYFDAHTLLRTHTSPVQVRSMEKYQPPLKVIAPGRVYRCDSDITHTPMFHQVEGFLVDENVSFADLKGVVYEFLRAFFEKDIQVRFRPSYFPFTEPSAEVDIECVMCDGKGCRVCSHTGWLEVMGCGMIHPEVFNAVNIDTEAFTGFAFGMGVERLAMLRYGINDLRLFFENDLTFLEQFN; from the coding sequence GTGTCAACGACCCTCGAAGAAATTCTTGCTCAAGCCATACAAGCGCTTGAAGCAGCCAATGATTTACAAGCATTAGATCAGATCCGTGTGCAATATCTGGGTAAAAAAGGAGCCTTTACTTTACAGATGAAAGAACTCGGCAAACTTGAGCCTGAGCAAAGACGTACTGCAGGGCAAGCAATCAATACTGTAAAAGCTGACTTCCAAAATACATTGGAAGCACGTAAAAACTTTCTACAGCAAGCTGCATTAGATGCACGTTTAGCGAGTGAGACAATTGATGTTACCTTGCCGGGGAGAGGTCAGGCAGTTGCGGGATTACACCCTGTTACCCTGACATTAAGACGTATTTCGAAAATCTTTTCCAGTGTTGGATTTAAGGTAGAAGAAGGCCCGGAAATTGAAGATGATTATCACAATTTCGAGGCGTTGAATATTCCTTCGCATCATCCTGCACGAGCAATGCATGATACTTTTTATTTTGATGCACATACTTTATTAAGAACCCATACTTCGCCTGTACAAGTGCGTTCTATGGAGAAATATCAGCCGCCATTGAAGGTGATTGCACCTGGGCGTGTTTATCGCTGTGACTCGGATATCACCCATACCCCTATGTTTCATCAAGTCGAAGGATTCTTGGTTGATGAAAATGTCAGTTTTGCTGACTTAAAAGGTGTGGTTTATGAATTTTTACGCGCGTTCTTTGAAAAGGATATTCAAGTGCGCTTTAGACCTTCTTACTTTCCTTTTACCGAACCTTCGGCAGAAGTCGATATTGAATGCGTAATGTGTGACGGTAAGGGTTGTCGTGTCTGTAGTCATACTGGTTGGTTGGAAGTGATGGGTTGCGGCATGATTCACCCTGAAGTCTTTAATGCAGTGAACATTGATACGGAGGCCTTTACCGGCTTTGCTTTTGGTATGGGGGTCGAACGACTCGCTATGTTGCGTTATGGCATCAATGATTTGCGATTATTTTTTGAAAATGATCTGACATTTCTTGAGCAATTTAATTAA
- a CDS encoding 3-hydroxyacyl-CoA dehydrogenase produces the protein MTIHKVAVIGAGVMGASIAAHISNAGVPVYLLDIVSKAKSGELKNRNIVADTAVKQLLKANPAPLMHKKNARLITTGNIEDHLELLVEVDWVIEAVIEDLAIKKSLYQKLEQVCRADTIISSNTSTLPLAQLLDGFASDFQSRFMITHFFNPPRYMRLLELVSGEHTQQALLDTVKEFAEVKLGKGCVQCKDTTGFIANRIGIYWVQCGLLEAFKQGLTVEEADAVMSAPFGIPKTGVFGLLDLVGLDLIPHIMQSMQQLPAGDAFYAINQLPELFTQMIADGYTGRKGKGGFYRLNTEGGQRLKESIDLQTGTYSKSEKPTLACLKVAHQQGLQAFLDLDDKYSQYAWTVMSKTLLYAAGLVPQIADDITAVDTAMCLGYNWQYGPFAMLDAMDVTWFVNKVKQDGLAVPELLSSKAFYKTDSEIPEYLTLSGVYQPVPRSGGVLLLSDIKLQKPALLENSSASLWDIGDGVACFEFHSKMNTFDMDILSLLRDSLQMVEQDFVALVIHNEADNFSAGANLGLLTAAIEQQNWEAVTELIQQGQQTFMAVKYAPFPVVAAPSGLALGGGCEILLHCDAIQAHAELYTGLVEVGVGLVPGWGGCKEYLRRCLQLKLFGGPIPPVAKAFETIAMAKVSKSAIEAKELLFLAATDEITMNKNRLLADAKNKALALAQNYQVPEQQEYPLPGKTAKVLFNMSTKAFRMLGKISAYDVHIADSLATVLSGGDCDMTEPLTEEDVLALECRVFTQIAQQAGTMARLEHMLKMGKPLRN, from the coding sequence ATGACTATTCATAAAGTAGCAGTGATTGGTGCGGGAGTGATGGGCGCAAGTATTGCAGCGCATATCAGTAATGCGGGTGTGCCCGTGTATTTGTTGGATATTGTGTCTAAAGCAAAGTCTGGTGAACTCAAAAATAGGAATATTGTGGCTGATACCGCGGTGAAGCAATTGTTAAAAGCAAATCCTGCGCCATTAATGCATAAAAAAAATGCCCGTTTGATTACCACAGGCAATATTGAAGACCATTTAGAATTACTGGTGGAAGTGGACTGGGTTATCGAAGCGGTTATTGAAGATCTGGCGATTAAAAAGAGCTTGTACCAAAAGTTGGAACAAGTTTGTCGTGCGGATACCATTATCTCCTCAAATACTTCAACCTTACCATTAGCGCAGTTGCTGGATGGCTTTGCTAGCGACTTTCAAAGTCGTTTTATGATTACCCACTTCTTTAATCCGCCTAGATATATGCGTTTATTGGAGCTGGTTAGCGGTGAGCATACCCAGCAAGCATTACTGGATACCGTAAAAGAGTTTGCGGAGGTTAAGCTCGGTAAGGGTTGTGTCCAATGTAAAGATACCACCGGCTTTATTGCTAACCGGATTGGTATTTATTGGGTGCAATGTGGTTTGTTAGAAGCGTTTAAGCAGGGTTTAACGGTTGAAGAAGCGGATGCGGTGATGAGCGCACCGTTTGGTATTCCCAAAACGGGTGTCTTTGGTCTATTGGACTTGGTTGGTCTGGATTTAATTCCACATATTATGCAAAGCATGCAGCAATTGCCAGCTGGTGATGCATTTTATGCAATCAATCAATTGCCGGAATTATTTACCCAAATGATTGCGGATGGATATACTGGGCGCAAAGGTAAAGGTGGTTTTTATCGCTTAAATACCGAAGGTGGTCAGCGCCTGAAAGAGTCCATTGATTTACAAACGGGGACTTATAGTAAAAGCGAAAAACCGACATTGGCCTGTCTAAAAGTAGCGCATCAACAAGGCTTGCAAGCCTTTCTGGATTTAGATGATAAATACAGTCAATATGCTTGGACAGTCATGTCGAAAACCTTGCTCTATGCTGCTGGTTTGGTTCCCCAGATAGCGGATGATATTACCGCAGTTGATACGGCAATGTGCTTGGGATATAACTGGCAGTATGGTCCTTTTGCTATGTTGGATGCCATGGATGTGACTTGGTTTGTCAATAAGGTTAAGCAAGACGGACTGGCTGTTCCTGAGCTATTAAGCAGCAAAGCCTTTTATAAAACAGACTCAGAAATACCTGAATACCTTACGTTATCGGGTGTGTATCAGCCAGTGCCACGCTCAGGTGGTGTGTTGTTATTGTCTGATATTAAATTACAAAAACCGGCACTGCTCGAAAATTCTTCGGCGAGTTTGTGGGACATCGGTGATGGGGTGGCATGTTTTGAATTCCATAGCAAAATGAATACCTTTGATATGGACATCTTGAGCTTATTACGCGATAGCTTGCAAATGGTAGAGCAAGATTTTGTTGCATTAGTGATCCACAATGAGGCAGATAATTTTTCTGCCGGAGCCAATTTAGGTTTATTAACGGCAGCGATTGAACAGCAAAACTGGGAGGCAGTGACTGAGCTTATTCAACAAGGCCAGCAAACTTTTATGGCTGTCAAATATGCACCTTTTCCTGTGGTGGCAGCACCGTCTGGTTTGGCTTTAGGCGGTGGCTGTGAAATTTTATTACATTGTGATGCGATTCAAGCGCATGCTGAACTCTATACTGGCTTGGTTGAAGTTGGTGTGGGTTTAGTGCCTGGGTGGGGGGGCTGTAAGGAATATCTACGCCGCTGTTTGCAATTAAAATTATTTGGCGGACCTATTCCGCCCGTGGCGAAAGCGTTTGAAACCATTGCGATGGCCAAGGTATCTAAGTCAGCTATTGAAGCTAAAGAGTTATTATTTTTAGCAGCAACTGATGAGATCACCATGAATAAAAATCGTTTGTTGGCAGATGCAAAAAATAAAGCCTTAGCCTTGGCGCAAAATTATCAAGTGCCCGAACAACAGGAATATCCATTGCCTGGAAAAACAGCCAAAGTATTGTTTAATATGTCTACTAAAGCTTTTCGTATGCTGGGCAAAATCAGTGCTTATGATGTGCACATTGCCGATAGTTTGGCAACCGTATTATCGGGTGGTGATTGTGATATGACTGAGCCATTAACGGAAGAAGATGTGTTGGCTTTGGAGTGTCGGGTGTTTACCCAAATAGCGCAGCAAGCAGGTACTATGGCGCGTTTGGAACATATGTTAAAAATGGGTAAGCCATTACGTAATTAG
- a CDS encoding large subunit ribosomal protein L35: protein MLFLYYWRKQMPKIKTHSGAAKRFKRTGSGSFKCGQSHRRHILTKKSTKRKRQLRKAATLHQADVRMTARMLPYS, encoded by the coding sequence GTGTTATTTTTATATTATTGGAGAAAACAAATGCCAAAAATTAAAACCCATAGCGGTGCTGCGAAACGTTTTAAGCGTACCGGTTCTGGTAGTTTTAAATGTGGACAGTCACACCGTCGCCATATTTTGACTAAAAAATCGACTAAAAGAAAAAGACAGTTGCGTAAAGCTGCAACTCTTCATCAAGCAGATGTGCGCATGACTGCACGTATGTTGCCTTATAGTTAA